The proteins below come from a single Acidobacteriota bacterium genomic window:
- a CDS encoding serine/threonine protein kinase, with the protein MTEFDSVFFTDQPGTSAPVDPFIGRTIDKYFIEQRIGRGGMGAVYRAHHTMFDKCVAIKILSSNLVNDPKTFKRFQIEADAAARLKHINVVGVTDFGRTIDGIAYLVMEYVNGYSLRYILDHKPVLSSEQVVALMKQIGAAVHAAHRKGIVHRDLKPDNIMVEVSEGEEIIKVLDFGIAKLKDLTTGKSYQSEAESLIGTPQYMSPEQCDGTNLDMRSDIYSLGVMAYEMLTGQVPFTGKPATIMVQHLSKTPLHICSIATDLPSAIGDCVMRALAKDPGDRFESALDFASALEMACPQPVEAQLYLVREIICQPSSEVVVPEDEPQGSQTEGVYLPFTENLQDVLEAAPVADFLTDKGKVTLLEESVFLPSGREVLSQVEISPLESTQAKEEEDHLAAKRGDLYVVASPKAGLIDRQFTFQPRVVGWTIAVGVLCLFVVGGIGTLVHQYLTYHSIRQNLVLAVEARHPNLKELHEQIEQLAVRQGIHLPSQAVKIIVDPPNHQLTVVLRYTSSYCTIPLQYEIEQTVQDYPLTLEELAQVPVDALQLVNISATELENYRFEKGIPSHSGQTSRDERK; encoded by the coding sequence ATGACTGAATTTGATTCCGTGTTTTTCACTGACCAGCCGGGGACTTCTGCACCTGTTGATCCATTTATTGGCCGAACAATAGACAAATATTTTATTGAGCAACGCATTGGCCGGGGCGGGATGGGGGCTGTGTATCGAGCCCATCACACCATGTTTGACAAGTGTGTGGCCATCAAGATTCTCTCTTCGAATTTGGTGAATGATCCTAAAACCTTTAAACGGTTTCAGATCGAAGCTGATGCCGCAGCTCGGTTAAAGCATATTAACGTCGTTGGGGTGACTGATTTTGGCCGAACGATCGATGGTATTGCCTATCTCGTGATGGAGTATGTGAATGGGTATTCCCTTCGGTATATTCTGGATCATAAACCGGTGCTCTCATCCGAACAGGTTGTTGCCTTGATGAAGCAAATCGGTGCCGCCGTTCATGCTGCCCACCGCAAAGGGATTGTTCATCGGGACCTTAAGCCTGACAACATTATGGTTGAAGTCTCTGAAGGTGAAGAGATTATCAAGGTCCTCGATTTTGGAATTGCCAAGCTCAAAGATTTAACAACCGGTAAAAGCTATCAATCCGAAGCTGAGAGCCTGATTGGTACCCCTCAATACATGTCTCCAGAGCAGTGTGATGGCACGAATCTGGATATGCGGTCTGATATTTACAGTTTAGGCGTTATGGCCTATGAGATGCTCACCGGGCAGGTTCCCTTCACTGGGAAGCCTGCCACCATCATGGTTCAACATCTTTCCAAAACTCCGTTGCACATCTGTTCTATTGCCACTGACCTGCCATCGGCAATTGGAGACTGTGTTATGCGGGCACTGGCTAAGGATCCAGGTGATCGGTTTGAATCAGCGCTTGATTTTGCTTCTGCGCTTGAAATGGCCTGTCCACAGCCAGTTGAGGCACAGTTGTATTTAGTACGCGAAATAATTTGTCAGCCATCGAGCGAAGTTGTGGTTCCGGAAGATGAACCACAGGGGAGCCAAACTGAAGGTGTGTACCTGCCATTTACTGAAAACCTTCAGGATGTGCTGGAGGCGGCTCCGGTGGCTGATTTCTTAACTGATAAGGGAAAGGTGACTTTGTTGGAAGAGTCTGTTTTTCTACCTTCTGGCCGTGAAGTTCTTTCCCAGGTAGAGATTTCTCCACTTGAATCAACTCAAGCTAAAGAGGAGGAAGACCACCTGGCTGCAAAGCGCGGGGATTTATATGTAGTTGCTTCCCCAAAGGCTGGTCTCATTGATCGCCAATTTACTTTTCAGCCTCGAGTTGTTGGTTGGACTATTGCCGTAGGGGTTCTCTGTCTTTTTGTGGTCGGTGGGATTGGAACACTCGTCCATCAATATCTCACCTATCATTCCATACGTCAGAATCTCGTTTTGGCTGTCGAAGCACGCCACCCTAACCTGAAGGAACTTCACGAGCAAATTGAACAACTGGCCGTTCGTCAAGGGATTCATCTGCCATCTCAGGCCGTGAAAATCATTGTTGATCCCCCCAATCACCAACTCACAGTTGTTTTAAGGTACACCAGCTCATATTGCACGATTCCACTTCAGTATGAGATCGAACAAACCGTTCAAGACTATCCCTTAACGCTCGAAGAACTTGCCCAGGTACCAGTTGATGCCCTTCAACTGGTAAATATTTCTGCGACAGAGCTTGAGAACTACCGTTTCGAGAAAGGGATACCCTCTCATTCCGGGCAAACATCCAGAGATGAGAGGAAGTGA
- a CDS encoding tetratricopeptide repeat protein: protein MAQTVRPKGLGDSTSPTSSSATTKRRPPKKTPSIRTPTGVVVFLGRSPRYYLDLGKQSLQKGDFVAAKIFFEEGLKRTVSQRNGVDLADELRRGQHKAECFAEGSAAIEQNQLNQALTAYQQVLKADPTDEFAKQQAIKVLLRQIEVAQKQSNWAEMMGYIEQARQLDPVSVSDEVLVQALLGQALEAVGRDEGAAQALFQRVLTIDPTNQVAQRGQTQIEGKQLLRLATAALNQNQYAEAEASFAKVLALDPNNEEAYRGKNQATAHLTRLRAEVAYQERDFGQAQQLFRDAARILTEDESILDRLAELQIRLSSKPPALGTIQLKIPAQTTSRIQLRGNQAFIRSDSGRTEALTSAQLSAPLPYQAFTIRLNSISKNGRARIQTFPSLANQFLTELVVEPKSPGSGDIQIECSWKLVAKSKAQWQGQIGPGTYQLLWQGPFVDIKTISGVQPNQKPVIRESLPLQMADMKVKSISGTAKVRLGSPGTSLNYFTSTIVLEALQPTTVELEVEWKIR from the coding sequence TTGGCTCAAACGGTCCGGCCCAAAGGATTGGGAGATTCAACATCGCCCACTTCCTCCTCGGCCACAACCAAACGCCGCCCTCCGAAAAAAACACCCAGCATCCGAACCCCAACCGGAGTGGTTGTCTTCTTGGGGCGCTCGCCTCGGTATTATCTTGATCTGGGAAAGCAGTCTCTTCAAAAAGGAGACTTTGTCGCGGCAAAAATTTTTTTTGAAGAAGGTTTGAAACGAACTGTAAGCCAACGAAATGGAGTTGACCTGGCCGATGAGCTTCGGCGTGGCCAACACAAGGCAGAGTGCTTTGCTGAAGGCAGTGCGGCAATTGAACAAAATCAGTTGAATCAGGCACTGACAGCATATCAGCAGGTCCTGAAGGCTGATCCAACTGATGAATTTGCCAAACAACAAGCCATCAAGGTGTTGCTTCGTCAGATCGAAGTCGCTCAGAAGCAATCCAACTGGGCCGAGATGATGGGCTATATTGAGCAGGCCCGGCAACTGGACCCGGTGTCAGTGTCAGATGAAGTACTGGTCCAGGCACTGCTGGGACAGGCGCTCGAAGCTGTGGGGCGCGATGAAGGCGCGGCTCAAGCCCTTTTTCAACGTGTCCTGACAATTGATCCGACCAATCAGGTGGCACAACGTGGGCAAACCCAGATTGAAGGAAAACAACTGCTTCGCCTGGCAACAGCAGCCCTCAATCAAAACCAGTACGCCGAAGCTGAAGCCAGCTTTGCCAAAGTACTTGCTCTGGACCCAAACAACGAAGAAGCCTATCGCGGAAAAAATCAGGCAACGGCTCATCTGACTCGGCTTCGGGCCGAAGTAGCCTATCAGGAACGTGACTTTGGCCAGGCACAACAGCTTTTTCGGGATGCGGCGAGAATACTGACAGAGGATGAATCAATTCTGGACAGACTGGCCGAACTTCAAATTCGCCTGTCATCTAAACCACCCGCCCTGGGAACTATCCAACTGAAAATTCCAGCCCAAACCACCAGTCGCATCCAACTTCGTGGAAATCAGGCATTTATCCGTTCTGATTCAGGCAGAACTGAAGCACTCACCTCGGCGCAATTGAGTGCACCGCTTCCATATCAGGCATTTACCATCCGGTTAAACAGTATTTCCAAGAATGGGCGGGCGCGAATTCAAACCTTTCCATCACTGGCCAATCAGTTCCTGACAGAACTGGTTGTTGAACCCAAAAGCCCAGGTAGTGGGGACATTCAAATTGAATGTAGCTGGAAGCTTGTCGCCAAAAGTAAGGCCCAGTGGCAAGGCCAGATTGGTCCTGGTACCTACCAGTTGCTTTGGCAAGGTCCATTTGTGGACATTAAAACCATTTCTGGAGTACAACCCAACCAGAAACCAGTGATTCGGGAGTCGCTTCCCCTGCAAATGGCTGATATGAAGGTCAAATCAATTTCTGGAACGGCAAAGGTAAGATTAGGTTCACCGGGCACATCGTTGAATTACTTTACGTCCACGATTGTGCTTGAAGCACTGCAACCCACCACCGTTGAACTCGAAGTTGAGTGGAAAATTCGCTGA